The Bombus terrestris chromosome 16, iyBomTerr1.2, whole genome shotgun sequence genome includes a region encoding these proteins:
- the LOC100645930 gene encoding protein qui-1: MNLEVELIAGVIKGGPPPKNLPAPRLIKIFIAGERNEFIEERKQLLELVGPELQSIYDDMGIEVLLVDMQYATNVNPDRNPYLAEYFFDEIHAAYQHSRGCFLLLLIGDEYNVGWVPTKLTCGTYDVLSSHCDNMQEYYERDNNDCYVLKAGRLGTAEDDWQNSEPTIRLALKKAAEAAISQQCDDEEIKNILKSTAERQLEYALKLDETGDGVIAVTRSWKGKKAARAVSSLTSLVNSRLPPDNIINVEVDQKQGGINPDNRSHKGYLAHLCRLVMNRVQNLVNASIEADPEIKSKKKMVQEIYAESLMHLALLRQITPCEDNENVEKIKEFLIAGKSQKHGPILIKGSKYSGKSSLLSRIYADASSWLDCTTFKVVRLCASTPRSAYSLELLRVLCQHVGFLSGLLDGNLPKDASFDPLYLNNWLGQILRRIEEQPMIEQLVILLDDLHRLHPLDCDIVAALSWLPLNLPPGVHLIVTTALPPEVLRLTPIQKERLRSNEILIELQDPGTDFHETENVFDTLEKLIGENAANRIGAILASTEYGLSETEILEVIMPTGGDGPLFLNEGLFNFGSWCLVRRTFNEYLKVRVMGGRLLFSWRYPIRDLARKRYFPNQETLKSYHGELANLFFSEDFEDKDDKSSPEEETPKKETPFQSRPRSQDTAYNMRHVEEAWLHLLRAGDVEKLKKLAVCAFDFLLASVQMISVSYLRCVLEHSRKYLLERDLELVYYTVRKSSDILTRDPLQLGAQLICWLRPVAEDGGDLVSRMVTAAMAWCDGYTAPLLVPLNGWLQPPLPLQIRTLSCPQGVKLVEAAPSGQHVIIIPFQGDAQLWHVMSGQLVHTFKGHTNPISCLAVTQHSQYLLTGSEDTSIIVWDMKELTLKLRIQEHIAPVLCLTSALKNSVIVSGGEDSRIIVTSLLTGDVLIKVDHHRGPVKSIRVDSAGEILVSGSSDCTVCLWCLEKFTLLKSIVLPSAVTVLDVSADSVFLLAACEDQKLYLRSLATGTEVHTLRGHQGEVKSICLAKDCRRAIAGGAKGKVSVFDMHSGRLTRTLLANPSADVTAVKVTEKDDFLITASGDRVAYWSFRGEEIHAKPPKFVKEVSLHPHTAPISCLDISRDGAMAVTGGVDSLVNLWQLNTHELLSTFEGHIASVTCIAFSASGLFVASGSEDKTVRVWGLTLGLLVSTFRHQAPVTAVTSMFDGRRIVSSDRAGTIRVWAADTGTLIQSVCGPGRCFTVSSDMRYAVCGIGDNQLRIVSLGVGPEEKYQVSHSQEITCLVVTPDSQSLITGSRDMSLKVWQLAGGKLSQVLVGHTDHVTCVAVSVLDKSIVVSGSKDANLIVWDINTGSDLHTLKGHLGYVTCVKLSCDGTLAASGSEDKSLIIWDTKKGCSLSSIMLHVPVLGVEVATDMSRLALHLLEHKCMPILCLHNTPAQYVKLPDYVAPWCDTRDLRPPGRKRPNKRLLKKEVSLDSDTWHRKYGHLTSGVLTSSIEDGLQRRFSVSASMDEISKVGLTSSPSGLGPEQAALAQSQHFDQLEALWNKQSPPARPRAHGRTLSKQSSLQATRISDSEEEGVPD; encoded by the exons ATGAATTTGGAGGTGGAACTTATCGCTGGGGTGATTAAGGGTGGGCCACCCCCTAAAAATTTGCCCGCACCGAGGCTCATTAAAATCTTCATCGCTGGAGAACGGAATG AATTTATCGAAGAAAGGAAGCAATTATTGGAACTTGTCGGGCCTGAACTGCAATCGATTTACGACGACATGGGAATCGAG GTTCTGCTGGTGGATATGCAATACGCAACGAATGTGAATCCTGATAGAAATCCATATTTAGCTGAATACTTTTTCGACGAAATACACGCCGCTTATCAACACTCGAGGGGTTGTTTCTTATTG CTACTAATCGGTGACGAGTACAACGTAGGATGGGTGCCAACGAAGCTCACTTGCGGAACGTACGATGTTCTTTCAAGTCACTGCGACAATATGCAAGAGTACTACGAACGCGACAACAATGATTGCTACGTTCTAAAGGCTGGCAG ATTAGGAACAGCGGAAGACGATTGGCAGAATTCGGAACCAACGATAAGGCTGGCGTTGAAGAAGGCTGCGGAAGCTGCAATTTCGCAGCAATGTGATGACGAAGAAATTAAGAATATATTGAAGAGCACTGCGGAGAGACAGCTGGAGTACGCTTTGA AGCTGGACGAAACAGGCGATGGTGTAATAGCCGTGACACGTTCGTGGAAAGGCAAGAAAGCCGCCAGAGCAGTGTCTTCGTTGACGTCTTTAGTGAACAGTCGTCTCCCACCTGACAATATAATCAACGTTGAAGTGGATCAAAAACAAGGTGGAATTAATCCTGACAATAGGTCGCACAAGGGTTACCTGGCTCATCTTTGTCGCCTTGTGATGAATCGCGTGCAGAATTTGGTAAACGCCTCCATCGAGGCCGACCCGGAAATTAAAAGTAAGAAGAAGATGGTGCAGGAGATCTACGCGGAGAGTTTGATGCATTTGGCACTTCTCAGGCAAATTACACCTTGCGAGGATAACGAGAACGTGGAGAAGATCAAGGAGTTTTTGATAGCTG gCAAATCGCAGAAACACGGTCCGATATTGATAAAGGGTAGCAAATATTCTGGAAAATCATCGTTATTGTCAAGAATCTATGCGGATGCCTCTTCCTGGTTGGATTGCACCACGTTTAAAGTGGTTCGACTCTGTGCTTCCACTCCTCGATCAGCGTACAGTCTCGAGTTACTTCGAGTGCTCTGTCAACATGTAGGTTTTCTTTCTGGTTTATTGGACGGGAATCTTCCTAAAGACGCCTCGTTTGATCCGCTTTACCTGAACAATTGGTTGGGCCAAATTCTGAGGCGCATCGAAGAGCAACCAATGATAGAGCAACTGGTGATTCTTCTCGACGATCTTCATCGATTACATCCTCTTGACTGCGATATCGTCGCTGCTCTGTCTTGGTTGCCCTTGAATCTTCCACCAG GAGTGCACTTAATCGTGACTACGGCTCTTCCACCGGAAGTGCTGCGTCTCACCCCAATACAAAAGGAAAGACTACGcagcaatgaaattttaatcgaacTGCAAGATCCGGGTACAGATTTCCACGAGACAGAGAACGTTTTCGACACGTTAGAGAAATTGATAGGTGAAAACGCGGCTAATAGAATCGGTGCCATTTTGGCTTCCACGGAGTATGGTTTATCCGAAACGGAGATTCTCGAAGTGATCATGCCAACCGGAGGCGACGGGCCATTATTTCTAAACGAAGGGCTGTTCAATTTTGGCAGCTGGTGCTTGGTGAGGAGAACCTTCAACGAATATCTTAAG GTTCGTGTAATGGGCGGAAGGCTGCTTTTCTCCTGGCGTTATCCGATTCGCGACTTAGCCCGAAAAAGGTACTTCCCCAATCAAGAAACATTGAAAAGCTACCACGGCGAGTTAGCAAATCTCTTCTTCTCCGAAGATTTCGAAGACAAGGATGACAAATCATCGCCCGAAGAGGAAACTCCGAAGAAAGAAACGCCTTTCCAGAGCAGACCGAGGTCGCAGGACACAGCGTACAATATGAGACACGTGGAAGAAGCTTGGTTACATTTATTGAGAGCCGGAGACGTAGAAAAGTTAAAGAAATTGGCAGTCTGCGCGTTTGATTTCCTCTTGGCGAGCGTACAAATGATTTCTGTTAGTTATTTGAGATGTGTTCTCGAGCATTCGAGGAAGTATCTGCTGGAGAGAGATTTGGAATTGGTTTATTATACAGTGAGAAAGTCCAGTGACATTTTGACGAGAGATCCTCTTCAACTTGGGGCGCAGCTAATCTGTTGGCTTAGACCTGTGGCTGAAGATGGCGGCGATTTG GTCAGCAGAATGGTTACAGCAGCGATGGCGTGGTGCGATGGTTATACAGCGCCATTATTGGTGCCATTAAATGGGTGGCTCCAACCGCCTCTACCTCTTCAAATTCGCACTTTGTCTTGTCCGCAAGGTGTGAAACTCGTTGAAGCTGCTCCTTCGGGACAACACGTTATCATTATCCCTTTCCAGGGAGACGCTCAATTATGGCACGTGATGTCTGGACAATTGGTTCATACGTTTAAAG gGCACACAAATCCAATTTCGTGTTTAGCCGTGACACAACATTCGCAATATCTATTGACAGGCTCTGAAGACACTTCAATTATAGTGTGGGATATGAAAGAGTTGACCTTGAAGTTAAGAATCCAAGAACACATTGCCCCAGTTCTGTGCTTGACGTCCGCGCTCAAGAATTCAGTGATTGTCAG CGGTGGCGAAGACTCAAGAATAATCGTCACCAGTCTCCTAACCGGCGATGTTCTCATCAAAGTGGACCACCACAGAGGACCAGTGAAATCCATTCGCGTCGATTCTGCGGGAGAAATTCTGGTTTCCGGTTCTTCCGACTGTACAGTCTGTTTATGGTGTCTAGAAAAATTCACACTGTTAAAAAGCATCGTTTTACCATCCGCCGTGACTGTGCTCGACGTATCGGCCGATTCGGTGTTTCTATTGGCAGCCTGCGAAGATCAGAAATTATATTTGAGATCTTTGGCCACGGGAACTGAGGTTCACACGTTGAGAGGTCATCAAGGTGAAGTGAAAAGTATCTGCTTGGCAAAAGATTGCAGAAGAGCTATTGCCGGAGGAGCCAAGGGCAAGGTTTCTGTCTTCGATATGCACAGTGGACGATTGACGAGAACGTTGCTGGCGAATCCTTCGGCGGATGTTACCGCTGTCaag GTGACGGAGAAGGACGACTTCCTGATAACAGCCTCCGGTGATCGAGTGGCTTACTGGAGTTTCCGTGGCGAGGAGATACACGCTAAACCCCCAAAATTCGTGAAGGAGGTATCGTTGCACCCACACACTGCTCCCATATCTTGTTTGGATATATCCAGGGACGGAGCAATGGCAGTTACCGGTGGAGTCGATTCTCTCGTAAATCTGTGGCAATTGAATACTCACGAATTGCTTTCCACTTTCGAAGGACATATCGCTAGCGTCACCTGCATTGCATTCTCAGCTTCTGGTTTATTTGTTGCTTCTG GTTCTGAGGACAAAACAGTTCGTGTATGGGGTCTGACCTTAGGTTTGCTGGTATCGACATTTAGACACCAAGCACCTGTTACTGCAGTTACATCTATGTTTGACGGCCGAAGAATAGTGAGTTCTGATAGAGCTGGTACAATTCGAGTTTGGGCAGCTGATACTGGCACCCTAATCCAATCAGTATGTGGGCCTGGTCGCTGTTTCACTGTTTCTTCCGATATGAG ATACGCGGTATGCGGAATAGGAGACAATCAATTAAGGATAGTAAGTTTAGGCGTTGGTCCTGAAGAAAAGTACCAAGTGTCGCATTCTCAAGAAATTACTTGTCTAGTTGTTACTCCAGATTCTCAGTCACTGATTACGGGCTCGAGAGACATGAGTTTGAAGGTTTGGCAGCTCGCTGGCGGCAAATTATCTCAg GTCCTCGTTGGTCACACGGATCACGTCACTTGCGTCGCAGTCTCTGTGCTCGACAAATCCATCGTAGTTTCTGGTTCCAAGGATGCGAACCTAATCGTCTGGGATATAAATACTGGCAGCGATTTGCATACTTTAAAAGGCCATTTAGGTTACGTAACTTGTGTAAAATTGTCGTGCGATGGAACTCTAGCAGCGTCTGGAAGCGAAGACAAGAGTTTGATCATTTGGGACACGAAGAAGGGCTGTTCACTGAGCagcataatgttacacgtccctGTGCTAGGTGTTGAGGTTGCCACGGATATGTCGAGGCTCGCGTTGCATTTACTCGAACACAAATGCATGCCTATTCTATGTTTGCATAATACTCCAGCTCAATATGTGAAATTACCGGATTACGTAGCACCTTGGTGCGATACCAGAGATTTAAGGCCACCTGGACGGAAGAGACCCAATAAGAGATTATTGAAGAAAGAAGTGTCATTGGATAGCGACACGTGGCATAGGAAATATGGCCATCTCACATCAG GAGTTTTAACTTCATCGATAGAAGATGGATTACAACGACGATTCAGCGTAAGCGCTTCCATGGACGAAATCAGCAAAGTTGGATTAACGAGCAGTCCATCCGGTTTAGGACCGGAACAGGCTGCACTCGCCCAGTCGCAACACTTTGATCAACTCGAAGCACTTTGGAACAAACAGTCGCCACCTGCTAGACCTCGTGCTCATGGTAGGACTTTGTCAAAGCAAAGTTCTTTGCAAGCTACGCGAATATCAGATT